In a genomic window of Nitrospirota bacterium:
- a CDS encoding glutamate-5-semialdehyde dehydrogenase, translating into MLSDQTNQADTSLEPIEESTVVEVVATPVPIPEYVNELVTRAKQAAGRLATLSTAVKNRALLAMAEALEAQKDALLVANELDLEAFGAEPEKQAMADRLRLTAERITEMAAGLREVAALPDPLGDMPKMWTRPNGMQVGRVRVPIGVIGIIYESRPNVTADSAALCLKSGNACVLRGGSEAIHSNTAIATVLAEAAEKAGVPAGAITFVARSERELVPLLLKQDRYIDLIIPRGGESLMRVVTEHATIPVIKHDAGVCHIYVDADADPAMAERVCFNAKVQRPSTCNAVETLLVHQGIARNWLAPFIEKLVEAKVEVRGCQKTCQLSSSAKPASDEDFGKEFLDLTVAVKVVKNVDEAMEHIAKYGSRHTEAIVTSDYPKAMRFLREVDASAVLVNASTRLNDGFQFGLGAEIGISTSRIHARGPMGLEELTCFKFIVLGSGQVRE; encoded by the coding sequence ATGTTATCTGACCAAACGAATCAGGCGGACACCTCGCTCGAACCCATCGAAGAATCAACGGTCGTGGAAGTCGTTGCGACTCCCGTACCGATTCCAGAGTATGTCAATGAATTGGTTACGCGCGCCAAACAGGCCGCTGGCCGGCTCGCGACGCTGTCGACCGCTGTGAAGAACCGGGCGCTTCTTGCGATGGCAGAGGCGCTGGAAGCACAGAAGGATGCGTTGCTTGTTGCCAACGAACTGGATCTGGAGGCGTTCGGAGCTGAGCCGGAGAAGCAGGCGATGGCGGACCGGCTGCGTTTGACCGCCGAGAGGATTACTGAGATGGCTGCGGGTCTGCGCGAAGTGGCTGCGCTTCCCGATCCTCTCGGAGACATGCCGAAGATGTGGACCAGGCCGAATGGGATGCAAGTGGGGCGCGTACGGGTTCCCATCGGCGTCATCGGCATTATTTATGAGTCCCGTCCGAACGTCACGGCCGATTCCGCCGCGCTCTGTTTGAAATCCGGGAACGCCTGCGTGTTGCGGGGCGGGAGCGAGGCCATCCACTCGAATACCGCGATTGCAACGGTCTTAGCAGAAGCGGCAGAGAAAGCCGGAGTCCCGGCTGGGGCGATTACTTTTGTAGCGCGGTCCGAACGTGAGCTGGTCCCTCTGTTGCTGAAGCAAGATCGCTATATCGACCTGATCATCCCGCGCGGCGGCGAATCGCTCATGCGCGTCGTAACCGAGCATGCCACGATCCCTGTCATCAAGCACGACGCAGGGGTTTGTCACATCTATGTCGATGCCGATGCTGATCCGGCCATGGCGGAGCGGGTCTGTTTCAATGCGAAGGTGCAACGGCCGTCGACCTGCAATGCGGTGGAGACACTCTTAGTGCATCAGGGCATTGCGCGCAACTGGCTCGCCCCATTTATTGAGAAGTTGGTAGAGGCCAAGGTCGAGGTTCGCGGCTGTCAGAAGACCTGTCAGTTGTCATCGTCGGCCAAACCCGCGAGCGACGAGGATTTCGGAAAAGAATTCCTCGATCTCACCGTGGCGGTCAAAGTGGTCAAGAACGTCGATGAAGCGATGGAGCATATCGCTAAATATGGCTCACGCCACACGGAGGCGATCGTGACCTCCGATTATCCCAAGGCGATGCGATTTTTGCGCGAGGTTGATGCCAGTGCGGTGTTGGTGAATGCCTCGACCAGGTTAAACGATGGCTTTCAGTTCGGGCTGGGAGCGGAAATCGGGATCAGCACGTCCCGTATCCATGCTCGAGGCCCTATGGGGCTTGAAGAATTGACCTGCTTCAAGTTTATCGTATTGGGGAGCGGGCAAGTCCGCGAGTAG
- a CDS encoding SDR family oxidoreductase, whose translation MRILITGGAGFLGSHLSDLLLQGGHSVICMDNLLTGRMENIAHLLGHERFSFIKYDVCDYLHVEGALDAVMHFASPASPQDYMEFPIATMKVGAMGTHKVLGLARAKGARFILASTSEVYGDPLVNPQPETYWGNVNPISPRGVYDEAKRFAEAMTMAFHRYHGVDTRIVRIFNTFGPRMRPHDGRVVSNFIVQALQGKPLSVFGDGSQTRSFCYVEDLVRGITSLLMLDSDKTVEQRTDRKFLLRQKEGEDDSSMHDPVNIGNPRELTVLEIAKLVLKLTRSSSHITYNPLPADDPKVRRPDISRARSLLKWEPQVELDEALLRTIEYFKKVI comes from the coding sequence ATGCGTATCCTTATTACAGGTGGAGCTGGGTTCCTCGGGAGCCATCTTTCCGACTTGCTGCTGCAAGGCGGACATTCCGTCATCTGCATGGACAACCTCCTGACGGGACGGATGGAGAACATTGCCCATTTGCTTGGGCACGAACGGTTTTCCTTCATTAAGTACGACGTGTGCGACTATCTTCATGTCGAGGGGGCATTGGATGCCGTCATGCATTTTGCCTCGCCTGCCAGTCCGCAAGACTATATGGAGTTTCCGATTGCCACGATGAAGGTCGGGGCGATGGGGACGCATAAAGTGCTGGGGTTGGCACGAGCAAAAGGCGCGCGATTTATCCTTGCCAGCACATCGGAAGTCTATGGCGATCCCCTCGTGAACCCCCAACCGGAAACGTACTGGGGGAATGTGAATCCCATTAGTCCACGTGGGGTCTACGATGAAGCTAAACGGTTTGCCGAGGCGATGACCATGGCGTTTCATCGCTATCACGGCGTCGATACGAGGATTGTGCGTATTTTTAATACGTTCGGTCCACGCATGCGCCCGCACGATGGCCGGGTTGTGTCTAATTTTATCGTTCAGGCACTCCAGGGAAAACCGCTCAGTGTATTCGGCGATGGGTCCCAGACCAGGAGCTTCTGCTATGTCGAGGACCTGGTCCGCGGCATTACCTCATTGCTCATGCTGGATTCAGACAAGACGGTCGAGCAACGGACGGACCGAAAGTTTCTGCTCAGGCAGAAAGAAGGCGAGGATGACTCCAGTATGCACGACCCTGTGAATATTGGAAATCCGCGTGAATTGACCGTGTTGGAGATCGCAAAATTGGTCTTGAAGCTCACCCGATCATCGAGCCACATCACGTACAACCCTTTGCCTGCCGATGACCCAAAAGTCAGACGGCCCGATATTTCACGGGCGCGCAGTCTCCTGAAATGGGAGCCTCAAGTAGAGCTCGACGAGGCCCTCCTTCGGACGATCGAATACTTTAAGAAAGTGATCTAA
- the pilO gene encoding type 4a pilus biogenesis protein PilO, with translation MMDFILQQLRKPYGILIPWLALVLLLTGVLWATCTVGIDGAEQSRAKLEREWSNAHQEYIFHKDAQKARKDLAQVWSVLPGERDFAPLALGITEEAKRDRVILPALSYKTESTPVAHTSKGVLQGTMTGRYEDLRRFLYDLETAEELIYIEDLELVRSGAQQDQTLTFNIKIATYLRGEPAKATVQ, from the coding sequence ATGATGGATTTTATTCTCCAACAGCTGCGAAAACCCTATGGGATTTTGATTCCGTGGCTCGCGTTGGTGTTGCTGCTGACCGGAGTATTGTGGGCGACGTGCACGGTGGGGATTGATGGGGCGGAACAGAGTCGGGCCAAATTGGAACGTGAATGGAGCAACGCCCATCAAGAGTATATCTTCCATAAGGACGCTCAGAAAGCGCGGAAGGATCTTGCGCAAGTGTGGTCTGTCTTGCCTGGTGAACGAGACTTTGCTCCCTTGGCGCTGGGCATTACTGAGGAGGCCAAGCGTGATCGGGTGATCCTTCCCGCGCTCTCCTATAAGACTGAATCCACGCCGGTGGCCCATACGAGTAAGGGTGTGCTTCAAGGCACGATGACCGGTCGCTACGAGGATCTCCGCCGGTTTCTCTATGACCTGGAGACGGCCGAGGAGTTGATATACATTGAGGATTTGGAGCTTGTACGCTCAGGCGCCCAGCAGGACCAGACGTTGACTTTCAACATTAAGATTGCCACGTACCTTCGTGGCGAGCCTGCCAAGGCCACGGTTCAGTAG
- a CDS encoding PilN domain-containing protein, producing MASGRKFFRVFAGRVNSVLVKPGGTRYFQIELSSRYRWYLAPTRVVLVALSWILGGAILWSVSQTVIAMHDRQDLQDRLDHVRVQDHQLLAEAQREGLDLSGPSLQQLPVEVSLANQLLTKRHFSWTQFLSALETAIPPHVSIQSIRLDPGSAVVHMTGLAVTVEDVTALTVTLQDHAVFRDPVLGQHRVGQDGLVEFDLTLHYRQPGA from the coding sequence ATGGCTTCTGGGCGAAAATTCTTTCGGGTGTTCGCAGGCAGGGTGAACAGCGTCCTGGTGAAGCCAGGAGGCACACGGTATTTTCAGATCGAACTGAGCAGCCGATACCGTTGGTATCTTGCGCCGACACGAGTCGTGCTGGTTGCGCTCAGCTGGATCCTGGGGGGGGCAATTCTTTGGAGTGTGAGCCAGACAGTGATCGCGATGCACGATCGGCAGGACTTGCAAGATCGCCTCGATCATGTTCGTGTGCAAGATCATCAGCTTCTTGCCGAGGCCCAGCGGGAAGGCCTTGATCTCTCAGGGCCGTCATTGCAACAGTTACCGGTAGAGGTCAGTTTAGCGAACCAGTTGCTCACTAAACGGCATTTTTCCTGGACACAGTTTTTGTCCGCTCTTGAAACTGCGATCCCCCCGCATGTGTCGATTCAGAGTATACGACTGGATCCCGGGAGCGCGGTCGTCCACATGACTGGGTTGGCGGTGACGGTTGAAGATGTCACCGCGTTGACGGTTACCTTGCAGGATCACGCCGTGTTTCGCGATCCTGTGCTGGGCCAACATCGGGTAGGACAGGATGGTTTGGTTGAGTTTGACCTGACGTTGCACTATCGGCAACCTGGCGCCTAG
- a CDS encoding GspE/PulE family protein: protein MARTVTRPTLTDVLVRQGILPKPTLDQVLTRLGGVTAALGQTLVSEGLLSEEQLARALAAQFDLPCNLLTEFRVDQSFYDSMSVKLMQRHPFIPIAEHQGRLAVAIPDPQNLLALDELELLLGRPLDLVVSPKSSILASLERSEGSSQALRELEAEYRSVLVKEDERGEEVLTMDHAGEDQSPAVKLLDSILLSALQRRASDIHIEAADRATKVKLRVDGILVPAMEPLDVRLHAPLVSRLKVMSDLDIAERRVPQDGSFRMRLERKTVDFRVSILPSVFGESVVIRILDREAITTGVSTLRLERLGFNAEDLKRFRRAITRPYGMVLVTGPTGSGKTTTLYAAITEMNIKDDKLITIEDPVEYQLSGVVQIPVNEKKGLTFARGLRSILRHDPDKIMVGEIRDGETAQIAIQSSLTGHLVLTTVHANNVFDVIGRFASMGIDAYNFLAALNCVLAQRLVRMVCLVCRVEVKLDQTLAEESGLDFEEYKDVPFYEGKGCQECHGTGYRGRKCITEFLDLNDEIKEMILAERPLSEIRYRAVTGGMITLRQSALRKVLEGSTTLREINRVTFSEEG, encoded by the coding sequence ATGGCGCGGACTGTGACTCGACCCACGCTTACGGATGTGCTTGTGCGGCAGGGGATTCTGCCGAAGCCGACGCTCGACCAGGTGCTCACCCGCTTGGGTGGCGTGACCGCAGCTCTCGGTCAGACCTTAGTAAGCGAGGGGCTTCTTTCTGAAGAACAGCTGGCGCGGGCACTGGCGGCCCAGTTTGACTTGCCCTGCAATCTACTGACGGAGTTTCGGGTTGACCAGTCGTTTTACGACTCCATGTCGGTGAAACTCATGCAACGGCATCCGTTCATTCCGATTGCAGAGCATCAAGGCCGCTTAGCTGTTGCCATTCCCGACCCTCAGAACCTCCTGGCATTGGATGAGCTGGAGTTGCTCTTGGGCCGTCCGTTGGATTTGGTCGTGAGTCCGAAAAGCTCGATCCTGGCGTCCCTGGAACGCAGTGAAGGCTCCAGCCAAGCCCTTCGTGAGCTCGAGGCCGAGTATCGATCTGTGCTGGTGAAGGAGGATGAGCGTGGAGAGGAAGTCCTCACGATGGACCACGCAGGAGAGGATCAAAGTCCTGCCGTCAAATTACTGGATTCGATTCTTCTGAGCGCGTTGCAGCGTCGGGCCAGCGACATTCACATTGAAGCGGCCGATCGTGCGACCAAGGTGAAGTTGCGGGTTGATGGAATTCTCGTTCCGGCAATGGAACCGCTCGATGTCCGGCTCCATGCGCCGTTGGTCTCTCGACTGAAAGTGATGTCTGATTTGGATATCGCCGAGCGGCGGGTGCCGCAAGATGGAAGCTTCCGGATGCGGCTGGAGCGAAAGACCGTCGATTTTCGTGTCTCAATCCTTCCCAGCGTGTTTGGTGAATCGGTCGTCATTCGTATTCTCGATCGGGAAGCGATTACGACGGGTGTGTCGACGTTGCGATTGGAACGACTGGGATTTAACGCGGAAGATCTGAAGCGTTTTCGGCGCGCGATCACGCGGCCCTACGGCATGGTGTTAGTCACCGGTCCGACCGGAAGCGGTAAGACGACGACGCTGTATGCCGCGATTACGGAGATGAATATTAAAGACGACAAGTTGATCACGATCGAAGATCCGGTCGAGTACCAACTGTCGGGGGTCGTGCAAATTCCCGTGAATGAGAAGAAAGGCCTGACCTTCGCACGCGGGCTACGATCCATCTTGCGTCATGATCCTGACAAGATCATGGTCGGTGAAATCCGCGATGGGGAAACCGCGCAAATCGCCATTCAATCGTCGCTCACGGGGCATTTGGTCTTGACGACGGTGCACGCCAACAACGTGTTCGATGTCATCGGGCGATTTGCTTCAATGGGAATCGACGCCTACAACTTTTTGGCTGCGCTGAATTGTGTGCTGGCGCAGCGGTTGGTTCGCATGGTGTGTCTCGTCTGCCGCGTGGAGGTCAAGCTCGATCAAACTCTGGCGGAAGAATCCGGCCTCGATTTCGAAGAATATAAAGACGTGCCGTTTTATGAAGGCAAGGGGTGCCAGGAATGCCATGGCACTGGGTATCGCGGACGAAAATGCATCACGGAGTTTCTGGATCTGAACGACGAAATCAAAGAAATGATTCTTGCCGAACGTCCCCTCTCCGAGATCCGCTATCGTGCGGTGACCGGTGGGATGATTACGTTGCGGCAGTCCGCCCTCAGAAAGGTGCTGGAAGGTTCTACGACCTTGCGTGAGATCAATCGAGTGACGTTCAGTGAGGAAGGGTAA
- a CDS encoding type II secretion system F family protein yields MARSDGSTLDGQIEGEEEYLVRAKLEGQGFLVFRLQRQGGAPTGLGLGLQAFGKLPLGEFLVFNQELLALVKAGLPVLRVWDLLIERSNHTGFQQSLRTVRQDIRGGASASEALAKHPAHFSELYIATIKAGEQSGNLAEVLQRFIAYLKLMIGLRQKVSKVLAYPAFLVLVGIAVIGFLLTYVVPTFVSVYAETSKSLPPATQLLLDVVTGGKTYLMPGFAGLAIFGLIGRAYYATSAGRLVVDRLLLSVPILGPIFVKHYTVQLTRTLATILAGGTPLVEALSIARGAISNRYVSVGVAGTVAEIREGTTLAAALDRPKVFPKLAVEMLSVGEETGSLPTMLHDVAEFYEGDLDLRLTQLTTWIEPVLLLIMGVLVGAIVIVMYLPVFQMAGAV; encoded by the coding sequence GTGGCCCGTTCTGATGGCTCAACCCTCGATGGTCAGATTGAGGGAGAGGAAGAATACCTTGTTCGAGCCAAACTGGAAGGCCAAGGCTTTCTTGTTTTTCGTCTGCAGAGACAGGGGGGGGCTCCAACCGGTTTGGGCCTTGGGTTGCAGGCGTTTGGGAAACTTCCACTTGGCGAATTTTTGGTATTCAATCAAGAGCTGCTCGCTCTTGTGAAAGCCGGTCTCCCCGTATTGCGGGTGTGGGATCTCTTGATCGAGCGATCTAACCATACAGGATTTCAGCAGTCCTTGCGGACGGTTCGACAGGATATTCGTGGAGGGGCGTCGGCTTCAGAAGCGCTGGCAAAACACCCGGCCCATTTTTCTGAACTGTATATTGCGACGATCAAAGCGGGAGAACAATCAGGGAATCTCGCCGAGGTGCTGCAGCGATTCATTGCGTATTTGAAATTGATGATCGGGCTGCGCCAGAAAGTTTCGAAAGTACTGGCCTATCCTGCCTTTCTCGTGCTTGTCGGGATTGCCGTTATTGGGTTTCTGTTGACGTACGTCGTGCCGACATTCGTGTCAGTCTATGCAGAGACGTCGAAATCGTTGCCGCCCGCCACACAACTGTTGCTCGATGTGGTGACAGGCGGCAAAACATACCTGATGCCTGGGTTTGCAGGACTCGCTATTTTTGGGCTCATAGGTCGCGCGTACTATGCGACGTCGGCTGGGCGACTCGTCGTGGATCGACTGTTATTGAGCGTGCCCATCTTGGGGCCGATTTTCGTGAAACATTATACGGTGCAGCTCACTCGCACGCTTGCGACGATTCTTGCCGGAGGCACTCCGCTTGTGGAGGCATTGTCTATTGCACGAGGGGCTATCTCGAATCGGTATGTGTCAGTCGGAGTGGCGGGCACGGTGGCGGAAATTCGCGAAGGGACGACATTGGCCGCCGCATTGGATCGTCCAAAAGTATTTCCAAAGTTAGCGGTGGAGATGTTATCGGTCGGTGAGGAGACCGGATCGTTGCCTACGATGTTGCACGATGTGGCTGAATTTTATGAAGGTGACCTGGACCTCCGGCTCACACAACTGACGACCTGGATTGAACCGGTGTTGCTCTTGATCATGGGGGTTCTCGTGGGCGCGATCGTCATCGTCATGTATCTGCCGGTTTTTCAAATGGCTGGGGCGGTGTAG
- a CDS encoding LysM peptidoglycan-binding domain-containing protein, with product MLTVVGLASALFVGCGELEPMREPEVVDLQLTTDTLKSSVRDAQRTVAELRADLEVRRSELAEAQVARAQLEGRVREAERRVIEARQVIELQREELAVARAERARVSRGSHQLQGQLKQMQKQFAQPGKSESAHDGQEAVPLPSRGAMRKGSKATQVPAQRNQLSEFPGTPQAGAITATVSQVPIDHEPSSAVEQQLAPAKHVSVKPGDTLWSIAQKYRVNMERLRTLNQLADNRIVIGQALWLPDDRPMSVVGADKVASTP from the coding sequence GTGTTAACAGTTGTCGGTTTAGCTTCAGCCCTGTTTGTGGGATGTGGCGAGCTTGAGCCGATGCGCGAGCCGGAGGTGGTTGATCTTCAGCTGACCACCGACACGTTAAAATCGTCGGTGCGCGATGCGCAGCGGACGGTGGCGGAGTTGCGGGCCGATCTTGAAGTGCGGCGGAGTGAATTGGCCGAGGCTCAGGTGGCTCGAGCCCAGCTGGAAGGCCGAGTCAGGGAAGCAGAGCGGCGGGTCATCGAAGCGCGGCAGGTGATTGAGTTGCAACGGGAAGAGTTGGCCGTTGCTCGGGCGGAACGAGCTCGTGTGTCACGAGGCAGCCATCAGTTGCAGGGCCAGTTGAAACAGATGCAGAAGCAGTTTGCTCAACCAGGGAAATCGGAATCGGCTCATGATGGGCAGGAGGCCGTTCCCCTCCCGTCTCGCGGTGCGATGCGCAAAGGTTCGAAGGCGACACAGGTTCCTGCACAACGAAATCAGCTCTCGGAGTTTCCTGGGACGCCTCAGGCGGGTGCTATCACAGCGACGGTGTCGCAGGTGCCGATCGACCATGAGCCTTCGTCAGCGGTTGAGCAGCAGTTGGCTCCAGCTAAGCATGTTTCTGTAAAGCCTGGTGATACGCTTTGGAGTATCGCACAGAAGTATCGAGTCAATATGGAACGTCTGCGGACGCTCAATCAGTTGGCCGACAATAGGATTGTCATTGGACAGGCCTTATGGTTGCCGGATGATCGGCCCATGTCCGTGGTCGGTGCCGATAAAGTTGCGTCGACGCCATAA
- a CDS encoding prepilin-type N-terminal cleavage/methylation domain-containing protein — translation MERSIEIGRRGTGGSDGFTLIELMIVVSIIGILATLAVPSYQSSVVKAKEAALRQDLSTLRDVLDQHKADQGKYPMSLAALVGAGYLRGMPKDPFTGSTTTWQEISDPVEGGVVDVFSGAEFVGTNGTPYNRW, via the coding sequence ATGGAACGAAGTATCGAGATTGGTAGGCGTGGCACAGGGGGCTCAGATGGCTTTACCCTGATCGAACTGATGATCGTGGTATCGATTATCGGTATACTTGCCACCCTGGCGGTGCCCTCATACCAATCGTCGGTTGTCAAAGCCAAAGAGGCTGCCTTGCGTCAGGATCTGTCGACACTCCGCGATGTGCTGGATCAACACAAGGCCGATCAGGGAAAGTACCCGATGTCTTTGGCGGCATTGGTGGGTGCCGGGTATTTACGGGGAATGCCAAAAGACCCCTTCACTGGTTCCACGACCACCTGGCAAGAGATTTCTGATCCTGTCGAAGGGGGCGTGGTCGATGTCTTTTCAGGGGCTGAATTTGTGGGGACGAACGGTACCCCGTACAATCGTTGGTAA
- a CDS encoding prepilin-type N-terminal cleavage/methylation domain-containing protein, protein MKESGVTLLELLITLTIVMVLASVAMPLSRLSAKRTHEIELRQHLRIMRAAIDTFKLEWNRDGDVLLGPACLKNKLTCKDVTSAYGYPKSLDMLLGIKLTGEEATVRGTTTKRYLRSLPLDPLTGKADWLFRCYRDAPTASSWCGDDVYDVMTQSQDAALDGTKYRDW, encoded by the coding sequence GTGAAAGAGTCAGGCGTGACCCTTTTGGAGCTTCTGATCACGCTGACGATTGTGATGGTCCTTGCTTCTGTCGCGATGCCGCTTAGTCGACTGTCGGCGAAACGAACTCACGAAATAGAATTGCGTCAGCATTTGAGGATCATGCGGGCGGCCATTGATACCTTCAAGTTGGAGTGGAACCGCGATGGCGACGTATTATTGGGGCCGGCTTGTTTGAAGAATAAGCTCACATGCAAAGACGTAACGAGCGCTTACGGATATCCGAAGTCGCTGGATATGCTCTTGGGGATTAAGCTCACCGGTGAAGAGGCGACAGTGAGGGGCACGACGACGAAGCGTTACCTGAGGAGTCTTCCACTCGACCCCTTAACCGGCAAGGCCGATTGGTTATTCCGATGTTATCGAGATGCGCCGACTGCATCGAGTTGGTGCGGGGATGATGTCTACGATGTGATGACTCAAAGTCAGGACGCGGCTTTAGATGGAACGAAGTATCGAGATTGGTAG
- a CDS encoding secretin N-terminal domain-containing protein: protein MVALSGCAYFSSPDIKRGDQQLAAGKWEEASLAYKQALKDDPFNPTLQSKYIMARERAAALYEERGRTYLKEHQPDLASEQFKRALTIEPSSQEHQSGLLEALRLKDARGQNREADRLAQLGRTDEAMEGYARAAELDPSFKEPLESISRLTEEQQALSRDDRRKQPVTLRFRNAGLKEVLEGIGKAGGINLIFDKDVRNDPVTISIQDTPFDDAFNLILNSNSLFSHTISPGVVIVSPNTRQKQEQYQDLMIRTFYLSNAKAKDMLVLLKSMLDSKRMHANEQLNTIVIRDQPEKLEMAEKIILANDRLDSEVLFDVEVLEVDRTVDQTYGLTYPKQIAGAIVPPGFSGAIAGDVAQQFTRGQLTDLGGNNYLFKLPTNIQLDFFKQITEAKTLASPKVRVVNNKKAEINIGDKQPILLSTTNVLPGQAATGAVPTTSTVTSIEFRDTGVKLTVEPSIHLGNELSLKMKIEVIRLGEQVTLQANPPITQFKFGNRSAETMLNVRDGETIVLGGLIQEEDRKTRTTIPWIGDLPFIGNLLSSFITKRVTTEVILTITPHIIQGMTPPGLSKQVFWSGTDSTYATSPLFTPQGKKMSMMGSGAASAGFSSLGGALKGGVAGKAATASLTPLVPVGAAASIRPDESVIQMGKEFTLAIDDERLRPTAEGVFQLQYDPKVLEFRTILNGNVVPLDSTGEEASSSLGAQAGMVAFKISPAARQVGGRTVTVTFYAKAPGVSPMRVVLVDSSAESSTAPPQEGKGIVRVR from the coding sequence ATGGTGGCTCTTTCTGGCTGCGCCTACTTCAGCTCTCCTGATATCAAGCGAGGCGACCAACAACTCGCTGCAGGGAAATGGGAGGAAGCGAGTCTCGCCTATAAGCAAGCGCTGAAAGACGATCCCTTCAATCCCACTTTACAGAGCAAATACATCATGGCTCGAGAACGAGCCGCGGCCTTGTATGAGGAGCGAGGACGTACTTATCTCAAAGAACATCAGCCCGACCTTGCGTCGGAGCAGTTTAAACGTGCACTTACCATTGAGCCGTCCAGCCAGGAGCATCAATCAGGATTGCTAGAAGCGCTTCGCTTGAAAGATGCGCGTGGCCAGAATCGAGAAGCAGATCGCCTTGCCCAACTCGGTCGGACTGATGAGGCCATGGAAGGTTACGCTAGAGCAGCTGAGCTGGATCCTTCGTTCAAGGAACCTCTCGAAAGTATCTCCAGGCTTACAGAAGAGCAGCAGGCACTGAGCCGTGACGATCGGCGGAAGCAACCGGTGACACTTCGGTTTCGCAATGCCGGGCTCAAAGAAGTCTTGGAAGGGATTGGAAAGGCCGGAGGGATTAATCTCATTTTCGATAAGGATGTCCGAAATGACCCCGTGACCATTAGCATTCAGGACACGCCGTTCGATGATGCGTTCAACCTCATTCTCAACAGCAATAGCCTGTTCTCCCATACCATATCCCCGGGTGTTGTGATTGTCAGCCCGAATACCAGGCAGAAACAGGAGCAGTATCAAGATCTGATGATTCGGACGTTCTATTTGTCTAACGCCAAAGCGAAAGACATGCTGGTGTTGTTAAAGAGTATGCTCGACTCCAAACGGATGCATGCCAATGAACAATTGAATACGATTGTCATTCGGGATCAACCCGAAAAACTGGAGATGGCTGAAAAGATCATCCTGGCCAACGATCGTCTGGACTCTGAAGTGCTGTTTGATGTCGAAGTGTTGGAAGTCGATCGTACGGTCGATCAAACCTATGGTCTGACCTATCCCAAGCAAATCGCCGGCGCCATTGTGCCTCCAGGGTTTTCTGGTGCGATCGCCGGGGATGTTGCGCAGCAGTTCACCCGCGGACAACTCACCGACCTTGGGGGGAACAACTATCTCTTCAAGCTTCCAACTAACATCCAGTTGGACTTCTTTAAACAGATTACAGAAGCCAAGACCCTCGCGTCACCGAAGGTTCGGGTGGTCAATAATAAGAAAGCGGAAATCAACATTGGGGACAAGCAGCCAATTCTGCTGTCCACGACGAATGTCTTGCCAGGGCAAGCTGCCACAGGCGCCGTTCCAACAACCTCGACGGTGACCTCGATTGAATTCCGTGACACGGGAGTCAAGTTGACTGTTGAGCCATCCATCCATCTAGGGAACGAATTGTCCTTGAAGATGAAGATTGAGGTCATTCGCCTCGGCGAGCAGGTGACCCTCCAAGCCAATCCCCCCATTACTCAGTTTAAGTTCGGCAATCGGTCCGCGGAAACCATGCTCAATGTGAGGGATGGCGAAACCATTGTGCTGGGAGGGCTGATCCAAGAAGAAGACCGGAAAACCCGCACGACCATCCCATGGATCGGCGATCTTCCTTTTATCGGTAATCTCCTGAGCTCGTTTATCACCAAACGGGTTACCACCGAGGTGATCTTGACGATCACCCCCCACATTATTCAAGGCATGACTCCTCCCGGGTTGAGTAAACAGGTGTTCTGGTCCGGGACTGATTCAACCTACGCTACGAGCCCGCTGTTTACCCCACAGGGGAAGAAAATGTCCATGATGGGAAGTGGGGCCGCCAGTGCGGGGTTCTCATCGTTGGGAGGGGCCTTAAAAGGGGGAGTGGCAGGGAAAGCTGCTACAGCATCACTCACCCCATTGGTGCCGGTGGGGGCTGCCGCTTCGATCAGACCGGATGAGTCGGTCATTCAAATGGGAAAAGAGTTTACGCTTGCCATCGATGACGAGCGTCTTCGGCCGACGGCAGAAGGCGTGTTTCAGCTTCAGTATGATCCAAAGGTGCTGGAGTTCAGAACGATCCTGAATGGCAACGTCGTACCGCTCGATAGCACGGGTGAGGAGGCCTCCAGTAGCCTGGGGGCGCAAGCAGGAATGGTTGCTTTTAAGATTTCGCCCGCAGCAAGACAGGTCGGCGGGCGGACCGTCACGGTCACCTTCTATGCCAAGGCGCCTGGCGTGTCGCCTATGCGTGTGGTGTTGGTGGATTCCTCTGCAGAATCATCCACGGCACCACCTCAAGAAGGAAAAGGTATTGTGAGGGTGCGGTGA